Proteins encoded by one window of Phaeobacter sp. G2:
- a CDS encoding CBS domain-containing protein, which produces MPSSYQSPSRGDQAKKTSHSQSVESNISHETATVEQLISKKGGTTYTISSSDTLSTAVSVLRDRRIGALLVTGTDGQLEGILSERDIVRKLAETPGQTLPQTVGENMTAKVETCAPSDVLVTVLRRMNEGRFRHMPVVEDGKLCGMLTIGDVVNYRLNELEYEALQLKQMIVG; this is translated from the coding sequence ATGCCAAGTTCGTATCAGTCCCCCAGTCGCGGGGATCAGGCCAAAAAGACAAGCCACAGCCAGTCCGTTGAAAGCAATATCTCGCATGAGACAGCAACAGTCGAACAGCTGATCAGCAAAAAGGGTGGCACCACCTATACGATCTCGTCCTCCGATACGCTCAGCACCGCTGTCTCGGTGTTGCGCGACCGACGCATTGGCGCCCTGCTGGTCACTGGAACAGATGGCCAGCTGGAAGGCATTCTGTCAGAGCGCGACATCGTGCGCAAACTGGCGGAAACGCCGGGGCAAACCCTGCCACAGACCGTGGGTGAGAACATGACCGCCAAGGTAGAAACCTGCGCTCCTTCTGATGTTCTGGTCACTGTCCTGCGCCGCATGAACGAAGGTCGTTTCCGCCACATGCCCGTGGTTGAGGATGGCAAGCTATGTGGCATGCTGACCATTGGCGATGTGGTGAACTACCGCCTGAATGAGTTGGAATATGAAGCGTTGCAACTCAAGCAGATGATTGTCGGCTAA
- the nqrM gene encoding (Na+)-NQR maturation NqrM, whose translation MATFLFTFGLLALIMLGMSLGVLLMGKTIKGSCGGLNAISGADKCVVCSKDIDPNSPLRDKLQCKRARKMVEQMEAEMRADGQTGS comes from the coding sequence ATGGCCACATTCCTTTTTACCTTTGGGCTTTTGGCACTGATCATGCTGGGCATGTCACTGGGCGTTCTGCTGATGGGCAAAACCATCAAGGGCAGCTGCGGTGGGTTGAACGCCATTTCCGGCGCTGACAAATGTGTGGTCTGCAGCAAGGACATCGACCCCAACAGCCCGCTGCGCGACAAGCTGCAGTGTAAACGCGCCCGCAAAATGGTCGAACAGATGGAAGCCGAGATGCGCGCAGATGGTCAGACCGGCAGCTGA
- a CDS encoding FAD:protein FMN transferase, protein MARLFLVAMMFFVAACKSDPVTLTFSGETMGTTYTIVAIDKTADLSSDALQTSITAALTKVNSQMSNWDPNSEISRFNAEPSTDPIAISPELANVVAAANAIHQKSEGLFDVTLGPLIEIWGFGARTPDSPVPTETAIAAAMQQVGQAKILSLSQDPLTLRKSLPQTSVYLAAIAKGYGVDQVAAVLAEAGITDYMVEIGGDLVTAGLNPNGEAWRIGIERPDAASQTIEEIVDVSGLGMATSGDYRNYFEQDGIRYSHIIDGVTGRPITHGTASVTVLAENAMMADGWATALLALGQDRGLKIAETEGLAVLFIARRADSGETGFATTTSSQFSKLQAKQ, encoded by the coding sequence ATGGCACGTCTCTTTCTTGTCGCTATGATGTTTTTTGTAGCAGCCTGCAAATCAGATCCCGTCACGCTGACCTTCAGCGGCGAGACCATGGGCACAACCTACACCATCGTGGCAATCGACAAAACGGCGGATCTGTCGTCGGATGCGCTGCAAACCAGCATCACCGCGGCACTGACAAAAGTGAACAGCCAGATGTCGAACTGGGATCCAAACTCCGAGATTTCCCGGTTCAACGCAGAGCCCTCCACCGATCCCATTGCGATCTCGCCCGAACTGGCCAACGTTGTGGCCGCGGCAAATGCGATCCACCAGAAAAGCGAGGGCTTGTTTGATGTGACCCTTGGCCCGCTGATCGAAATCTGGGGCTTTGGTGCCCGCACCCCCGACAGCCCGGTGCCCACAGAAACGGCCATTGCCGCAGCCATGCAACAGGTCGGGCAGGCCAAAATCCTGTCGCTGTCGCAGGATCCCCTGACCCTGCGCAAAAGCCTGCCGCAGACCTCGGTCTATCTGGCCGCCATTGCCAAGGGCTACGGCGTCGATCAGGTTGCCGCCGTTTTGGCCGAGGCTGGTATCACCGACTATATGGTGGAAATTGGCGGCGATCTGGTCACTGCCGGGCTGAACCCCAATGGCGAAGCCTGGCGCATTGGCATCGAACGCCCCGATGCCGCCAGCCAGACCATTGAGGAAATTGTCGATGTCTCGGGGCTTGGCATGGCCACCTCGGGGGATTACCGCAACTATTTTGAACAGGATGGCATCCGCTATTCCCACATCATTGACGGTGTCACCGGCCGCCCCATCACCCATGGCACCGCCTCGGTGACGGTGCTGGCAGAAAACGCCATGATGGCCGATGGCTGGGCCACCGCACTGCTGGCACTGGGTCAGGACCGCGGGCTCAAGATCGCCGAAACCGAAGGCCTCGCGGTTTTGTTCATTGCACGCCGAGCCGATTCCGGTGAGACAGGGTTCGCAACCACCACCAGCTCGCAGTTTTCCAAGCTGCAAGCCAAGCAATAA
- a CDS encoding Na(+)-translocating NADH-quinone reductase subunit A, whose product MRHYKLRKGLELPVAGAPAQEIHDGPAVRTVALLGSDYLGLKPRLAVQEGDVIAAGAPVFAHKDTPDVQVVSPVSGRVKAVNRGARRVLVSVEIEVDATAAEPVDFSSVGDVSTAEGLAERLCAAGLWTSFRTRPYSKVPASDSRPAAIYVTAMESEPLAADASVIINQAADDFAAGLKAIAMLSEGNSYLCQSGDASIPSADGVEVVGFDGPHPAGLAGTHMHFIEPPTSTKTVWSIGYQDVIAIGRLLNTAVVSAERIVALSGPLVSKPRLVRTTVGASMADLLAGELDSSVAPRVISGSILSGRAGQGADGYLGRYARQITVIEEDHKQIPMGWIRPMASKYAVQPVLGSLFSNKLYALTSNLNGGRRAMVPTGTFEQLMPQDYLPTQLLRALLVMDTDQAQALGALELDEEDLGLVGFACPAKYEYGLALRDSLTKIEKEG is encoded by the coding sequence TTGCGGCATTACAAGCTACGAAAAGGACTCGAACTTCCGGTAGCGGGCGCCCCCGCGCAGGAAATTCACGATGGTCCCGCAGTCAGGACCGTTGCCTTGCTGGGCAGCGACTACCTAGGTTTGAAACCCCGTCTCGCGGTGCAGGAAGGCGATGTGATCGCTGCCGGCGCCCCGGTCTTTGCCCATAAGGATACGCCTGATGTGCAGGTGGTCTCACCTGTGTCGGGTCGGGTCAAAGCGGTGAACCGTGGCGCCCGCCGGGTGCTGGTCAGCGTCGAGATCGAAGTGGACGCCACTGCGGCAGAGCCAGTCGATTTCTCATCGGTGGGAGATGTCTCCACCGCTGAAGGCCTGGCTGAGCGCCTGTGTGCGGCGGGTCTGTGGACTTCGTTCCGCACCCGGCCCTATTCCAAGGTGCCCGCATCCGATAGCCGCCCGGCGGCGATCTATGTGACGGCGATGGAATCAGAACCCCTGGCGGCGGATGCCAGCGTCATCATCAATCAGGCGGCGGATGACTTTGCGGCGGGGCTCAAGGCCATTGCCATGCTGAGCGAAGGCAACTCCTATCTTTGCCAATCTGGCGATGCGTCTATCCCCAGCGCCGATGGGGTTGAGGTTGTTGGCTTTGACGGACCGCATCCTGCGGGTCTGGCTGGCACCCATATGCATTTCATCGAGCCCCCCACCTCCACCAAAACCGTCTGGAGCATTGGCTATCAGGATGTGATTGCCATTGGCCGTTTGCTGAACACAGCTGTGGTGAGTGCCGAACGCATTGTTGCCCTGTCGGGACCGCTGGTGAGCAAGCCACGTCTGGTGCGGACCACTGTTGGTGCCTCGATGGCGGATCTGCTGGCCGGTGAGCTGGACAGCTCGGTGGCGCCACGGGTGATTTCCGGGTCGATCCTGTCGGGTCGTGCGGGCCAGGGGGCCGATGGCTATCTGGGTCGCTACGCGCGTCAGATCACCGTGATCGAAGAAGATCACAAACAGATCCCCATGGGCTGGATTCGCCCGATGGCGAGCAAATATGCGGTGCAGCCAGTGCTGGGATCGCTGTTCTCGAACAAGCTCTATGCGCTGACATCGAACCTCAATGGCGGACGTCGCGCCATGGTGCCCACCGGCACCTTTGAGCAGCTGATGCCGCAGGACTATCTGCCAACGCAGCTTTTGCGTGCGCTTTTGGTGATGGATACCGACCAGGCCCAGGCGCTGGGAGCGCTGGAACTGGACGAAGAAGATCTCGGGCTGGTCGGCTTTGCCTGCCCGGCAAAATACGAATACGGACTGGCGCTGCGCGACAGTCTGACGAAGATCGAAAAGGAGGGATAG
- a CDS encoding NADH:ubiquinone reductase (Na(+)-transporting) subunit B produces the protein MGLRNFFDRIEPNFTKGGKWEKLFPIYEMVESFLYTPKTVTTAAPHARSYIDMKRIMTYVVIATIPCILFGLYNTGLQVNTALGAYEATGWRVAVLEFLGIGFDPSNPLVNMAHGLLYFLPIYITTLVVGGIWEVIFATVRGHEVNEGFLVTSMLYALIVPASIPLWQVALGISFGVVIGKEVFGGTGKNFLNPALTGRAFLYFAYPAYMSGDSIWTPVDGFSGATALSVSASSGFDQLAANGVEWMDAFIGTIQGSFGETSTLACLIGLAFLLVTKIANWRLIIGCMAGMVGFSLLLNAIGSDSNPMFAMPWYWHLVTGGFAFGMVFMVTEPVSASHTNMGRYIYGALIGFMVVMIRVINPAFPEGMMLAILFGNVFAPLIDYFVVQANIKRRAKRHV, from the coding sequence TTGGGTCTCCGTAACTTTTTTGACCGCATCGAGCCGAACTTTACCAAGGGCGGCAAGTGGGAGAAACTGTTCCCCATCTATGAGATGGTGGAAAGCTTCCTCTACACACCAAAGACGGTCACCACCGCAGCACCCCATGCGCGGTCGTATATCGATATGAAGCGGATCATGACCTATGTGGTCATCGCAACGATCCCCTGCATTCTGTTTGGCCTTTATAACACTGGCCTGCAGGTCAACACCGCGCTTGGCGCCTACGAGGCCACGGGCTGGCGCGTCGCCGTTCTGGAATTCCTTGGCATCGGCTTTGATCCCAGCAATCCGCTGGTCAATATGGCGCATGGTCTGCTGTATTTCCTGCCGATCTATATCACCACACTGGTGGTTGGCGGCATCTGGGAAGTGATCTTTGCCACGGTGCGCGGCCATGAGGTCAACGAAGGCTTCCTGGTGACCTCGATGCTTTATGCTCTGATTGTGCCGGCCAGCATTCCGCTGTGGCAGGTGGCCTTGGGCATTTCCTTTGGCGTTGTGATCGGCAAAGAGGTCTTTGGCGGCACGGGTAAGAACTTCCTCAACCCGGCACTGACCGGGCGGGCCTTTCTGTATTTTGCCTATCCGGCCTATATGTCCGGTGACAGCATCTGGACGCCTGTTGACGGATTTTCCGGCGCCACTGCGCTGTCGGTGTCTGCCTCGTCCGGGTTTGACCAGCTGGCGGCCAACGGGGTTGAGTGGATGGATGCCTTTATCGGCACTATTCAGGGCTCCTTTGGGGAAACCTCAACCCTGGCTTGCCTGATCGGTCTGGCCTTCCTCTTGGTGACCAAGATCGCCAACTGGCGTCTGATCATTGGTTGCATGGCGGGCATGGTGGGTTTCTCGCTGCTGCTGAATGCGATTGGGTCTGACAGCAATCCGATGTTTGCCATGCCCTGGTACTGGCATCTGGTCACCGGTGGTTTTGCCTTTGGCATGGTCTTTATGGTCACCGAGCCGGTTTCGGCCAGCCACACCAATATGGGTCGCTATATCTATGGCGCGCTGATTGGCTTCATGGTGGTGATGATCCGGGTGATCAACCCGGCCTTCCCCGAAGGCATGATGCTGGCCATCCTGTTCGGCAACGTCTTTGCGCCGCTGATCGACTACTTTGTCGTGCAGGCCAATATCAAACGGAGAGCGAAGCGTCATGTCTGA